A window of Gasterosteus aculeatus chromosome 9, fGasAcu3.hap1.1, whole genome shotgun sequence contains these coding sequences:
- the LOC120825399 gene encoding uncharacterized protein LOC120825399 produces MENYSYFFFHRMDENYNIPPPTASTFRTPSSPTSDNRPTFSSLFQFSNSTQGSHSFHVFSPEWGTPEDNRGASCSHLHRNQEQANATEPDFKSKDWVFLNYTQGCSGGQKQKNTDVWPATVKPSEQRTRSRPRETHQTAVSSRQTGCCVKQRLATGQ; encoded by the exons atggagaactactcctacttcttcttccatag GATGGATGAGAACtacaacatccccccccccacggcgtCAACTTTCAGGACGCCATCTTCGCCGACGTCCGACAACAGGCCCACCTTCTCCAGCCTCTTCCAGTTTTCCAACAGCACCCAAGGGAGCCATTCTTTCCACGTCTTCAGTCCGGAGTGGGGCACACCGGAGGACAACAGG GGAGCGTCCTGCAGCCATCTCCATCGCAATCAAGAGCAGG CCAACGCCACGGAGCCGGACTTCAAGTCGAAGGATTGGGTGTTCCTCAACTACacgcagggctgtagtggagg aCAGAAACAGAAGAATACGGACGTTTGGCCGGCAACGGTGAAgcccagtgagcagagaacgaggtccaggccgagggagacGCACCAGACAGCTGTCAGCTCACGTCAAACAGGATGCTGTgtaaagcagaggttagcaacgGGACAATAA
- the LOC144383318 gene encoding uncharacterized protein LOC144383318: MMGMWWIFQQSPGTLASSDIQMKDIADLETHMVESSITCEPHNLNTQNICVMTEYLATKKRIPCLQDLPVKLRTQEEQPPECFVPSESTCPYCPGPTPPALNPLKIITTQAMVYGISYVHKGVSVAEKHCPTCANVVRFQDYSSGFHNFNNRVILTLPLCELLLSGLSNKTTSGRMLDTLSFFNDNRYHHQIVRRAFHHFLSLSDFKFDFFCYQCGYHPAVIVADANWKLAFDVPLGTFKRPDPDTIADKDLQVDIVKVWSDLDRSQIAEGLISGSSVANPYCLSVGHSTLAPWMGEHTRVGNVLPKTEVKKAMKRKTGDFKHPPKKINEDIILKLIESKKPQKKDLQEACDTLGVSSEGSIADMLNRLQELLNFKDVYPKLFVKLQKAGGGVLHFSCPHGVVYYVNILFWTESARDHTDGLLSFKHFPTCYISDVAGQVARHTNNRTKQQYFQPFDGRLCGTTSNNRKLAADKQLKVDLQWVKNLRSTLPLQEMPDSVRMAARHPITKTSDRYSLYDRFHQKNQRRPEEKLRSLNICPSLRREVNSSVAEQFNRELSSVKYSLCQMNEPHFKQTLRVLIDLHNERINTTFKAQMETMCNTQLYIGLHGMLGLQSAAKENPLLPSVGQNIEHKRMKSSFVARSYAITVKDQEKLKEPFTGCRAETATIVEISRPYAVSLKDIRSVCPPELLGQTSMLMPWLTDDAVNYRVAQLAQENQCGALGTFDFILWHRQWNNSGAVSDRVVKCIPVADKVFLPRIVVHATPETGNHFILWVFDFKAKQI, from the exons ATGATGGGAATGTGGTGGATTTTCCAGCAGTCCCCAGGCACACTGGCATCCTCGGACATCCAAATGAAGGACATTGCTGACTTGGAAACTCACATGGTGGAAAGCAGCATCACATGTGAGCCACACAACCTCAACACGCAAAACATCTGTGTAATGACTGAGTACCTGGCAACAAAAAAGCGGATCCCATGTCTGCAAGACTTGCCAGTTAAGCTGAGGACTCAGGAGGAACAGCCACCAGAATGTTTTGTGCCTTCGGAAAGTACCTGCCCCTACTGTCCAGGCCCCACACCTCCAGCACTGAATCCTTTAAAGATTATCACCACTCAGGCAATGGTGTACGGGATAAGCTATGTCCATAAAG GTGTTTCAGTTGCGGAAAAACATTGCCCGACGTGTGCTAACGTTGTGAGATTCCAGGATTATTCTTCCGGATTTCACAACTTTAACAACCGTGTGATCTTAACACTGCCATTGTGTGAGCTTCTCCTGTCGGGTTTGTCG AACAAGACAACCAGTGGACGGATGCTTGACACTCTGTCATTTTTCAATGACAACCGGTACCACCATCAAATAGTGAGGAGAGCATTCCATCACTTCCTTTCACTGTCAGACTTCAAGTTTGACTTCTTCTGTTACCAGTGTGGATACCACCCAGCCGTCATTGTAGCAGATGCAAATTGGAAACTGGCCTTCGATGTCCCTC TTGGGACATTTAAAAGGCCTGATCCAGACACCATAGCGGACAAGGACCTACAGGTGGACATTGTCAAGGTGTGGTCGGATCTGGACCGGTCACAAATTGCTGAGGGCCTCATATCAG GGTCTTCGGTGGCGAATCcatattgcttatctgttgGCCACTCCACTTTGGCACCTTGGATGGGAGAGCACACCAGAGTTGGAAACGTTCTCCCTAAAACAGAAGTTAAAAAggcaatgaaaaggaaaactggGGATTTCAAACATcctcccaaaaaaataaatgaggacATAATACTCAAACTGATTGAGTCAAAGAAG CCACAGAAAAAGGATCTCCAGGAAGCTTGTGACACCCTGGGTGTCTCCTCAGAGGGGTCCATAGCCGACATGCTGAACAGGCTTCAGGAATTATTAAACTTCAAAGATGTTTACCCAAAGCTGTTTGTGAAACTGCAGAAAGCTGGTG gtgGAGTACTTCACTTCAGCTGTCCGCATGGCGTTGTGTATTACGTCAACATTCTCTTCTGGACAGAGTCCGCTAGAGATCACACGGACGGGCTGCTGAGTTTTAAACACTTCCCTACCTGTTACATTTCGGACGTTGCAGGACAGGTTGCTCGTCACACAAACAACCGCACAAAACAGCAATATTTCCAGCCATTTGACGGAAGACTCTGTGGCACAACATCAAACAACAGGAAACTGGCGGCTGATAAACAATTAAAGGTTGACCTGCAGTGGGTGAAGAACCTGCGATCAACATTACCACTGCAGGAAATGCCAGATAGTGTTAGGATGGCAGCAAGGCATCCTATCACAAAGACATCAGACAGGTACTCCCTGTACGACAGATTCCACCAGAAAAACCAAAGAAGGCCAGAAGAGAAGTTGAGAAGCCTCAACATCTGCCCTAGTTTACGGAGAGAGGTGAACTCAtctgttgcagagcagttcaaTCGTGAACTTTCTTCGGTAAAATATTCATTGTGCCAAATGAACGAGCCACACTTCAAACAAACCTTAAGGGTGCTCATCGACCTGCATaatgaaagaataaacacaACCTTCAAAGCACAAATGGAAACCATGTGCAACACACAGTTGTACATTGGACTTCATGGGATGCTGGGACTGCAGTCTGCCG CAAAGGAAAATCCACTTCTTCCTTCGGTGGGCCAAAACATTGAACATAAACGAATGAAGTCGTCATTTGTTGCACGATCCTATGCAATCACTGTAAAGGACCAG gaAAAACTCAAAGAACCATTCACAGGATGCCGTGCCGAAACGGCAACTATAGTTGAAATATCGAGGCCATATGCAGTGTCTTTAAAAGACATTCGGAGTGTTTGCCCACCAGAACTGTTGGGGCAAACTTCAATGCTCATGCCGTGGCTGACTGATGAT GCAGTCAACTATCGAGTAGCACAGCTGGCTCAAGAAAACCAG TGTGGTGCTTTGGGTacctttgatttcattttgtggCACCGACAATGGAACAACAGTGGAGCAGTCAGTGACCGTGTTGTTAAATGCATTCCT GTTGCAGACAAAGTATTTCTGCCGAGAATTGTGGTCCATGCCACTCCAGAGACAGGGAACCATTTCATACTTTGG GTGTTTGACTTCAAAGCCAAACAGATTTGA